One window from the genome of Cryptomeria japonica chromosome 6, Sugi_1.0, whole genome shotgun sequence encodes:
- the LOC131064994 gene encoding uncharacterized protein LOC131064994 isoform X3 has translation MRPGDPGFQGGPGPAPPPGPGFGPPGPGFGPPAPGFGPPPPPAPAPAPPPPPAPAPPPPAPYWPPAGPATPLLGPPPAPAEPPPSGGCCDCITKCLSFLCCCWLLELCCGDCFGGGPPPPPLPGPPGPPGPPF, from the exons ATGAGACCAGGAGATCCTGGCTTTCAAGGCGGTCCTGGACCTGCTCCGCCTCCCGGCCCGGGTTTCGGTCCTCCCGGCCCCGGATTCGGCCCTCCGGCCCCCGGTTTCggccctcctcctcctcctgcacCTGCCCCtgcccctcctcctcctcctgctcCTGCCCCCCCTCCTCCTGCCCCGTATTGGCCTCCTGCAGGTCCGGCGACGCCGCTATTAGGACCTCCTCCCGCCCCTGCCGAGCCGCCGCCTTCCGGTGGCTGTTGTGACTGTATCACAAAATG CTTATCGTTTTTATGCTGCTGCTGGCTTCTGGAGTTGTGCTGCGGTGACTGCTTTGGCGGCGGGCCGCCGCCGCCGCCGCTGCCCGGTCCGCCTGGCCCGCCTGGCCCTCCATTTTAA